The proteins below come from a single Pedobacter aquae genomic window:
- the mobA gene encoding molybdenum cofactor guanylyltransferase, protein MTSLSGLILCGGQSKRMGTDKGLILNDSLKDKQPWFTFMADKLKPFALKTFISINKTQLEPYQKYFNPASFIIDQHEVEGPLNGLLSAHQLHPETDFIVLACDLINLQTATLTKLIESYQQFPDYDYYAYHNQQFWEPLCAIYTAKALKNYPYQASSKHSFQALLNQGKTYKLDIQQPESFINHNQPL, encoded by the coding sequence ATGACATCTTTAAGCGGATTAATTTTATGCGGAGGCCAAAGTAAAAGAATGGGGACCGATAAAGGCTTAATTTTAAATGATAGTTTAAAAGATAAACAGCCTTGGTTTACCTTTATGGCTGATAAACTTAAACCTTTTGCCCTTAAAACCTTTATTTCTATTAATAAAACACAGTTAGAGCCATATCAGAAATACTTTAACCCAGCTAGCTTCATTATAGACCAGCATGAGGTTGAAGGACCATTAAACGGCTTGTTATCTGCACATCAACTACACCCTGAAACAGACTTTATAGTTTTAGCTTGCGATTTGATAAATCTACAAACCGCTACCCTAACTAAACTGATAGAAAGCTATCAACAGTTTCCTGATTATGATTATTACGCCTACCATAACCAACAATTTTGGGAACCTTTATGCGCCATTTACACCGCTAAAGCATTAAAAAACTATCCATACCAAGCATCATCTAAACATAGCTTTCAAGCCTTGTTAAACCAAGGCAAAACCTATAAATTGGATATACAACAGCCAGAAAGCTTCATAAACCACAACCAGCCTTTATAA
- a CDS encoding SelT/SelW/SelH family protein: MKPTITIEYCPKCNWMLRAAYMAQEILSTFTDDVSAVSLKPSETSGKYTISINELELFDRKKEGRFPEVKELKQLIRDQVNPDKSLGHSDKK; encoded by the coding sequence ATGAAACCAACCATCACCATAGAATATTGCCCAAAATGTAATTGGATGTTAAGAGCAGCTTATATGGCACAAGAAATTTTATCAACTTTTACAGATGATGTAAGTGCCGTAAGCCTAAAACCTAGCGAAACAAGTGGTAAATATACCATCAGCATAAATGAGCTTGAGCTGTTTGATAGGAAAAAAGAAGGTAGATTTCCAGAAGTAAAAGAACTGAAACAACTGATAAGAGACCAGGTAAATCCTGATAAAAGCTTAGGTCATTCTGATAAAAAATAA
- a CDS encoding nucleotidyltransferase family protein — protein sequence MLTKDKIFSVLKGNKAQLQEFGVCSIGLFGSYLRNEQSLKSDIDLLIDFAPEKENFDNYMAAYDFFERLFTGEKVEIVTKKGLSRHIGPKILNEVQYV from the coding sequence ATGCTTACAAAAGATAAAATTTTTTCTGTTCTAAAGGGTAATAAAGCCCAATTGCAAGAATTTGGTGTTTGTAGCATAGGCTTATTTGGTTCGTATTTAAGAAATGAACAGTCTTTAAAAAGTGATATTGATTTATTAATTGATTTTGCTCCTGAAAAAGAGAATTTTGATAATTATATGGCGGCATATGATTTTTTTGAAAGACTTTTTACAGGGGAAAAGGTTGAGATTGTTACTAAAAAAGGATTGAGTAGGCATATTGGTCCAAAAATTTTGAACGAAGTACAATATGTCTAA
- a CDS encoding HepT-like ribonuclease domain-containing protein, translated as MSKDVNEYLRHIQDECDYLISVIVNISLDDFLEDETLKRATVRSLEIIGEASKKIPSTYKDTWSFIEWRSMAGMRDRLIHDYIGVNYIIVWDVLQTKIPVLKKDISKILERKN; from the coding sequence ATGTCTAAAGATGTAAATGAATATTTAAGGCATATTCAAGATGAATGTGACTATTTAATATCTGTAATTGTAAATATTTCACTAGATGATTTTTTAGAGGATGAGACTTTAAAAAGAGCTACCGTAAGAAGTCTAGAAATTATTGGCGAAGCATCAAAGAAAATTCCTTCAACATATAAAGATACTTGGTCTTTTATTGAGTGGCGAAGTATGGCTGGAATGAGAGATCGACTTATACATGATTATATAGGCGTAAACTATATCATAGTTTGGGATGTACTTCAAACAAAAATTCCAGTTCTTAAAAAAGACATCTCTAAGATATTAGAAAGAAAAAACTAA
- a CDS encoding molybdenum cofactor biosynthesis protein MoaE, which yields MMKSALFPQVAEVDITPLSATDLDLVQLLSLAHDPKAGAVVLFSGEVRDHSTGKTVDYLDYEAHESMASKMICSIVEDAAKRWHLTKALAQHRTGKVMAGESAVVVITCSPHRKEAYAANRYIIDRIKHEAPIWKCEYFTNGTKEWGGNCSCQKITGDANKHVYEFEG from the coding sequence ATGATGAAATCAGCGTTATTCCCCCAAGTAGCGGAGGTTGATATAACTCCTCTGAGTGCTACAGATTTAGATTTGGTTCAGTTGCTAAGTTTAGCCCACGACCCTAAAGCGGGTGCTGTGGTCTTATTTAGTGGTGAAGTAAGAGATCATAGTACTGGCAAAACGGTTGACTATTTAGACTATGAAGCACATGAAAGCATGGCTAGTAAAATGATATGTAGCATTGTAGAAGACGCCGCAAAACGTTGGCATTTAACTAAAGCCCTAGCGCAGCATAGAACTGGAAAAGTAATGGCTGGCGAATCTGCCGTGGTGGTTATTACCTGCTCGCCACACAGAAAAGAAGCTTACGCTGCAAACAGATATATTATTGATAGGATAAAACACGAAGCGCCCATTTGGAAATGCGAATATTTTACCAATGGAACCAAAGAATGGGGCGGAAATTGTTCTTGCCAAAAAATTACTGGCGATGCCAATAAACACGTTTATGAATTTGAGGGTTAG
- a CDS encoding MoaD/ThiS family protein, with the protein MKIKVFAALKDYFDKDFLLEEDLKTIADVKAHLAQQQPKASALLNLCRFAVHDEFVDLSHLIHKNDEISVIPPSSGG; encoded by the coding sequence ATGAAAATAAAAGTTTTTGCAGCCCTTAAAGATTATTTCGATAAAGATTTCCTCTTAGAAGAAGACCTTAAAACTATTGCAGATGTAAAGGCCCACCTAGCTCAACAACAACCTAAAGCCTCTGCATTATTAAATCTTTGCCGCTTTGCTGTACATGATGAATTTGTAGACTTAAGCCATTTAATCCATAAAAATGATGAAATCAGCGTTATTCCCCCAAGTAGCGGAGGTTGA
- a CDS encoding GTP 3',8-cyclase MoaA family protein, which produces MKGVNEQEILPLLKYAFNLNIPIRFLELMAMGHLHEQAAFQIFTKDEILASIAQHYQFTRVIRKASATANYWQTKEGFFFGIIANESTPFCHDCNRLRMDAQGNLFGCLSSNKSVYMTDEEPEELLKQKLQYAMKQKQSLKFTGSSLSMLEIGG; this is translated from the coding sequence ATGAAGGGGGTAAACGAGCAAGAGATTTTACCTTTATTAAAATATGCTTTTAATTTAAATATCCCTATCAGGTTTTTAGAATTGATGGCCATGGGACATTTGCATGAGCAAGCAGCATTTCAAATTTTTACTAAAGATGAAATTTTGGCTAGCATAGCTCAGCACTATCAATTTACAAGGGTAATTAGAAAAGCATCGGCCACAGCCAATTACTGGCAAACTAAAGAAGGCTTTTTCTTCGGAATAATTGCTAACGAAAGCACCCCATTTTGCCATGATTGTAACCGCTTACGTATGGATGCGCAAGGGAATTTATTTGGGTGTTTAAGCAGTAATAAATCTGTTTACATGACTGATGAGGAGCCAGAAGAGCTTCTAAAACAAAAGTTGCAGTATGCCATGAAACAAAAACAAAGCCTTAAATTTACAGGAAGCAGCCTTAGTATGTTAGAAATTGGAGGATAG
- a CDS encoding radical SAM protein gives MRLTGGEPLLYHELDVLIHELKKLDLPEITLTTNGFLLAKQASKLKNAGLDSINISLDAIDELTFQK, from the coding sequence ATAAGACTTACCGGAGGCGAACCTTTACTTTATCATGAGCTTGATGTTCTTATTCATGAACTTAAAAAGCTAGACCTACCAGAAATTACCTTAACCACCAATGGTTTTCTATTAGCCAAACAAGCATCTAAACTAAAAAATGCGGGTTTAGATAGTATCAATATTTCTTTAGATGCCATAGATGAACTTACTTTCCAAAAATAA
- a CDS encoding sulfite exporter TauE/SafE family protein — protein MSVEILLLLALFSVGFLYASVGHGGASGYLAVLSIFSIPLAQYKTMVLLLNILVAGVGFIQFYKAGFFKWHLCWPFLLSSIPFAFLGSKFVLETKIYHILLGAALVFPVIRLLGFGGQETQIKKDIPLVKALIWGALLGLLSGILNIGGGIFLSPLLILMGWANTKESASVSTLFIVCNSMAGLLGYTQALEIQDSSVWFWFFSALAGGFAGAYFGSRYFKISTIRYLLTVVLAIASFKLLFLM, from the coding sequence ATGAGTGTAGAAATCTTATTGTTATTAGCTTTATTTTCAGTTGGATTTTTATACGCATCTGTAGGGCATGGTGGTGCTAGTGGTTATTTAGCAGTACTTTCTATTTTTTCTATCCCACTTGCTCAGTATAAAACCATGGTGCTTTTACTTAATATTTTAGTTGCTGGCGTAGGTTTTATTCAATTTTACAAAGCCGGATTTTTCAAATGGCATTTATGCTGGCCTTTCTTGCTAAGCTCTATTCCTTTTGCATTTTTAGGCTCAAAATTCGTTTTAGAAACAAAAATTTATCATATCCTTTTAGGCGCAGCTTTGGTATTTCCTGTCATCAGACTGTTAGGGTTTGGCGGCCAAGAAACTCAAATAAAAAAAGATATTCCTTTGGTAAAAGCTTTAATTTGGGGAGCACTTTTAGGTTTATTATCGGGCATTTTGAATATAGGCGGTGGCATATTTTTAAGTCCGTTGCTTATTTTAATGGGCTGGGCTAATACCAAAGAATCGGCATCGGTTTCAACCTTATTTATTGTTTGCAACTCTATGGCGGGGCTTTTGGGCTATACACAAGCTTTAGAAATACAAGATTCATCGGTATGGTTTTGGTTTTTTTCGGCTTTAGCCGGAGGATTTGCAGGCGCATATTTTGGTAGTCGCTATTTTAAAATTTCTACCATCAGATATTTATTAACCGTGGTATTAGCGATTGCTTCTTTTAAACTTTTATTTTTGATGTGA
- a CDS encoding rubredoxin domain-containing protein, translated as MAMEAHIIKINLPGGIVSTGDLHEILTIAEQCNVANVRFGNRQQILFKVTATELEDLKDRFMVHDISYEIDQDEFPNIVSSYVTEEIFQTSLWLTEGVYKDILDGFNHQPKLKINIVDYYQNLIPFFTGNLNFIASETNNFWYLYIRFPKTNHMFCWPSLIYSEDIAALSLVLEDYIHQDFSNDEIKINEEDIYAQVLKSHNFHQQEIQKPLIHTDFQLPYYEGLNKYNENKLWLGIYRRHEEYSIAFLKAVCEICQSTRIGQLYTTSWKSIVIKNINIKDRYYWSKLLDKFRINIRHAANELNWQVEDLCEEALKLKIELVKQFEEADLRTYRLCFAIKTKPKTGLFSAIVIRKRNSKNNKGEELYELLYTKNFNPNAKEYITFHDGVVLKQLSSKLIEICNLFYQSKENGIENSETTKEQPKQTEQHSVYQCKNCLTIYDERYGDPAQEIAPKTSFNSLDSYFCPVCDAPKQDFVEIQLTKQQFV; from the coding sequence ATGGCTATGGAAGCGCATATCATCAAAATAAACTTACCAGGCGGCATTGTCTCTACCGGAGATTTACATGAAATCTTAACCATTGCAGAACAGTGTAATGTAGCAAATGTTAGATTTGGTAACCGCCAACAAATTCTTTTTAAGGTAACAGCAACTGAATTGGAGGACTTAAAAGACAGGTTTATGGTTCATGATATCTCCTATGAAATAGACCAAGATGAGTTTCCAAATATTGTAAGCTCTTACGTTACAGAAGAAATTTTTCAAACATCTTTATGGTTAACAGAAGGCGTTTATAAAGATATATTAGACGGTTTCAATCATCAGCCTAAGCTAAAAATTAACATTGTAGATTATTACCAAAATTTAATTCCCTTTTTTACGGGCAACCTTAATTTTATAGCTTCAGAGACTAATAATTTCTGGTATTTATACATCAGGTTTCCTAAAACCAACCATATGTTTTGCTGGCCTTCGCTTATTTACTCTGAAGATATTGCTGCTTTAAGCTTGGTTTTAGAAGATTATATCCATCAAGATTTTAGTAATGATGAAATAAAAATTAACGAAGAAGATATTTACGCCCAAGTTCTTAAAAGCCATAATTTTCATCAACAAGAGATACAAAAACCTTTAATTCATACAGATTTTCAATTACCTTATTATGAAGGCTTAAATAAATATAACGAGAATAAGCTTTGGCTAGGTATTTACAGAAGACATGAAGAATACAGCATCGCTTTTTTAAAAGCTGTTTGCGAGATTTGTCAATCAACAAGAATTGGGCAACTTTATACCACAAGTTGGAAATCTATAGTTATCAAGAATATCAATATTAAAGACAGATATTACTGGAGCAAGCTATTAGATAAATTTAGGATAAATATTAGACATGCTGCTAACGAGTTAAATTGGCAAGTAGAAGACTTGTGCGAGGAAGCTTTAAAGCTAAAAATAGAACTGGTTAAGCAATTTGAAGAAGCCGATTTAAGAACCTATCGTTTATGTTTTGCTATCAAAACTAAGCCCAAAACAGGCTTATTTAGCGCTATCGTTATCCGCAAAAGGAATAGCAAAAACAACAAAGGAGAAGAATTATACGAGCTTTTGTACACCAAAAACTTCAATCCAAATGCTAAAGAATATATCACTTTTCATGATGGCGTAGTTTTAAAACAGCTTTCATCTAAGCTGATAGAAATTTGTAACCTATTTTATCAATCCAAAGAAAATGGCATAGAAAATTCAGAGACAACAAAAGAGCAGCCTAAACAAACAGAACAACACAGCGTGTATCAATGCAAAAACTGCTTAACCATTTACGATGAACGCTATGGAGACCCTGCACAAGAAATAGCTCCAAAAACAAGTTTTAACAGTTTAGATTCCTATTTTTGCCCTGTTTGTGATGCTCCAAAACAAGATTTTGTTGAAATTCAACTAACAAAACAGCAATTTGTATGA
- a CDS encoding nitrate reductase, translated as MPQTKKIAEQLTSTCSYCGVGCGVLIQKEKNGNIFVEGDKNHPSNKGMLCSKGLNLHHTVNDKSDRLLYPQMRYNKSMPLQRVSWDDALERSAAVFKTFIEKYGPNSVAFYASGQCLTEEYYVINKLIKGFIGSNNIDTNSRLCMSSAVVGYKMSIGEDSVPICYDDIELADCFYVTGANPAWCHPIIWRRVEAHKAANPDVKIIIVDPRVTDTCAIADLHLQLNPGTDITLNHAIGRLLIEQGYIDINFIQQHAEGYEAYKAVVFEKSLEEAAHICGLNPHDIRLAAQYIGEAKGFISMWTMGLNQSAIGTNKNLSLINLNLITGQIGKPGAGPFSLTGQPNAMGGREVGGLSNLLPAHRNLNNPLHRQEVQSFWGGKEIQEKPGLTATEMFEALETGQLKAIWILCTNPLTSLPNTRQAEAALKKAKFVVVQEISNKPETLAYADVVLPAAAWAEKEGTMTNSERRITYLHKAVDVPGEALPDAEIICKFAQKMGYDSFNYNTVEEIFIEHTQLTKGTNIDIFGLNYTILKAHRSIQWPYKKNKQNDTKRLFEDKKFYTPSQKAIIHAVPDTLTSEKPNPDFPFILTTGRIRDQWHTRSKTGKVNKLNQHIKQAYLEIHVQDAEQLQLKEDDIAVITSNRGEVRAKVKIGNTIKPGVVFLPMHWGKILGNDLNRANNITNDLLDPISKEPDFKYCAVKVTKYQKPEQKIVIIGAGAGAFGFVKAYREINQEDAITIFSKENFPFYNRVMLPDYISGEQGWEQLVKMTDEEEPDYKIRLHRGVSVEKIDREQKLVLDSLGRKTPYDILIMATGSRASVPKNLPNLKGIFTMRSRTDADNFKNHIPKNAHVAIYGGGLLGLEMAASLREIGVKITIIQRSSRFMGRQLDALGSQLLHEEMVDLGCDIYYDDEVQLYYGRSKLTAIGLKSGRKINCDAIILAIGTSPNIELAKASDLNCKKGVVVNDYLQTNDPAIYAIGEIAEFNGSLYGITAAAEQQATIVANYLNGDIASYYSGSTSMNLIKIHGFDLCSIGLPECPDETYEEIVFIDKAKRYYKKCIIKQDKLVGAILIGDKTEFLEFKELIANKIELSEKRMQLLRSGKKAEVVKGKLVCSCNNVGKGNLEEKIALGCTNLNALCSATGAGQGCGSCKAEVKKILDEASQKEEEVLNLI; from the coding sequence ATGCCGCAAACAAAAAAAATAGCAGAACAACTTACTTCTACCTGCAGCTATTGTGGGGTTGGTTGCGGTGTGCTTATCCAAAAAGAAAAAAACGGAAATATTTTTGTTGAGGGAGATAAAAATCATCCTTCTAATAAAGGTATGCTATGCAGCAAAGGCCTAAACCTGCACCATACTGTTAATGATAAAAGCGACAGGTTGCTGTATCCACAAATGCGCTACAACAAAAGCATGCCCTTACAAAGAGTAAGTTGGGATGATGCTTTAGAACGTAGCGCTGCTGTTTTTAAAACTTTTATAGAAAAATACGGCCCAAATTCGGTTGCTTTTTATGCATCGGGGCAGTGTTTAACAGAAGAATATTATGTCATTAATAAGCTGATAAAAGGATTTATTGGCAGCAATAATATAGATACCAACTCTAGATTATGCATGAGCAGCGCTGTTGTAGGTTATAAAATGTCTATCGGCGAAGATAGCGTACCCATTTGCTATGATGATATAGAACTGGCAGATTGCTTTTATGTTACAGGTGCTAACCCAGCATGGTGTCATCCTATCATTTGGAGAAGGGTTGAAGCCCATAAAGCTGCCAACCCGGATGTTAAAATCATTATTGTTGACCCACGTGTAACCGATACTTGTGCCATAGCAGATTTACATTTGCAGTTAAACCCCGGCACAGATATTACCCTTAACCATGCCATAGGCAGGCTACTTATAGAACAAGGTTATATTGATATCAATTTTATTCAACAACATGCAGAAGGTTACGAAGCTTACAAAGCTGTAGTTTTTGAAAAAAGTTTAGAAGAAGCGGCTCATATTTGTGGCTTAAACCCCCATGATATTAGACTTGCCGCACAATATATTGGTGAAGCAAAAGGCTTTATCAGTATGTGGACCATGGGGCTTAACCAAAGTGCTATAGGCACCAACAAGAACTTAAGTTTGATTAACCTCAACTTAATTACTGGGCAAATTGGCAAACCTGGCGCTGGTCCGTTTTCATTAACCGGACAACCCAATGCTATGGGCGGCAGAGAAGTTGGAGGCTTATCAAACCTTCTACCTGCCCACCGCAACCTAAACAACCCATTACACCGCCAAGAAGTACAATCCTTTTGGGGAGGAAAAGAAATACAAGAAAAGCCAGGTTTAACGGCAACAGAGATGTTTGAAGCCTTAGAAACAGGACAATTGAAAGCCATTTGGATACTGTGTACCAACCCCTTAACCAGCCTACCCAATACCAGACAAGCCGAAGCCGCTTTAAAGAAAGCTAAATTTGTAGTGGTACAAGAAATAAGCAATAAACCAGAAACTTTAGCTTACGCTGATGTTGTTTTACCCGCAGCAGCCTGGGCAGAGAAAGAAGGTACCATGACAAATTCTGAGCGCAGAATTACCTACCTACATAAAGCTGTGGATGTACCCGGAGAAGCTTTGCCTGATGCTGAAATCATCTGCAAATTTGCTCAAAAAATGGGCTATGATAGTTTTAACTACAATACTGTAGAAGAAATATTTATAGAACATACTCAACTCACCAAAGGCACCAACATAGATATTTTTGGCTTAAACTACACTATTTTAAAAGCGCATAGAAGTATTCAATGGCCCTATAAAAAGAACAAACAAAACGACACTAAGCGACTTTTTGAGGATAAAAAGTTTTATACACCATCACAAAAAGCTATTATTCATGCAGTACCAGATACTTTAACTAGCGAAAAACCAAATCCCGATTTTCCTTTTATCTTAACCACTGGCCGTATTAGAGACCAATGGCATACCAGAAGTAAAACAGGTAAAGTAAATAAGCTAAATCAGCATATTAAACAAGCTTATTTAGAAATTCATGTTCAGGATGCAGAGCAATTACAACTGAAAGAAGATGATATCGCCGTAATTACTTCTAACAGAGGAGAAGTAAGAGCAAAAGTTAAAATTGGTAATACCATAAAACCTGGTGTTGTTTTCTTGCCTATGCATTGGGGCAAAATCCTTGGAAATGATTTAAACCGAGCAAATAATATCACCAATGATTTGCTAGACCCTATTTCTAAAGAGCCAGATTTTAAGTATTGTGCTGTTAAGGTTACCAAATATCAAAAACCAGAACAAAAGATAGTTATTATTGGTGCCGGAGCAGGTGCTTTTGGCTTTGTAAAGGCTTATAGAGAAATAAACCAAGAAGATGCCATAACCATTTTTAGCAAAGAAAATTTCCCTTTTTACAACAGAGTGATGCTGCCAGACTATATCAGTGGTGAGCAAGGCTGGGAGCAATTGGTTAAGATGACAGATGAAGAAGAACCTGATTATAAAATTAGGCTTCACCGTGGTGTAAGTGTAGAAAAAATAGACCGAGAGCAGAAATTAGTGCTAGATAGTTTGGGCAGAAAAACCCCTTATGATATCCTCATCATGGCAACAGGTAGCCGGGCATCGGTTCCTAAAAACTTACCTAATTTAAAGGGTATTTTTACCATGAGAAGCCGTACAGATGCTGATAATTTTAAAAATCATATCCCTAAAAATGCCCATGTGGCTATCTATGGCGGCGGATTGCTAGGTTTAGAAATGGCTGCTTCTTTGAGAGAGATAGGCGTTAAAATTACCATCATCCAAAGAAGTTCTAGGTTCATGGGTAGACAGTTAGATGCATTGGGCAGTCAGCTTTTACACGAGGAAATGGTAGACTTAGGTTGCGATATTTATTATGATGATGAAGTACAATTGTATTACGGAAGATCTAAACTTACCGCCATTGGTTTAAAAAGTGGTAGAAAAATAAATTGTGATGCTATCATTTTAGCAATTGGTACATCCCCTAATATAGAGCTAGCTAAAGCAAGTGATTTAAATTGCAAAAAAGGCGTTGTGGTTAATGATTATTTGCAAACCAATGACCCTGCCATTTATGCGATTGGCGAAATTGCCGAGTTTAACGGAAGCCTATATGGCATTACCGCTGCCGCAGAACAACAAGCTACTATTGTTGCCAATTATTTAAACGGAGATATTGCCAGCTATTACAGCGGAAGCACCAGCATGAACTTGATAAAAATTCATGGTTTTGATTTATGTAGTATTGGTTTACCAGAATGCCCAGATGAAACTTACGAAGAAATAGTTTTTATCGATAAAGCTAAGCGCTATTATAAGAAATGTATTATCAAACAAGATAAACTAGTTGGTGCTATCCTTATTGGCGATAAAACAGAGTTTCTAGAGTTTAAAGAGCTTATTGCTAATAAAATAGAACTAAGCGAAAAAAGAATGCAATTACTTAGAAGTGGTAAAAAAGCAGAAGTGGTTAAAGGTAAACTGGTTTGTAGCTGTAACAATGTTGGCAAAGGCAATTTAGAAGAAAAAATAGCCTTGGGTTGTACAAATTTAAACGCCTTATGTAGTGCTACTGGTGCAGGCCAAGGTTGTGGCTCTTGCAAAGCAGAAGTTAAAAAAATCCTCGATGAAGCATCCCAAAAAGAGGAAGAAGTTTTAAATCTAATCTAA
- a CDS encoding MFS transporter — protein MTKSSEKPLEKLNLFSIKGIQMRTFHVTWLMFFVCFFGWFGLAPLMPTIRTELGLSKAQVGNLIIASVASTIIARLVIGRLCDVIGPRKAAIWLLSLGSLPVFLVGLADSYETFLLFRLAIGVIGASFVITQYHTSMMFAPKIKGTANAITGGWGNLGGGVTNMVMPLIFAAIVGFGYTDAQAWRYAMIVPGLMMLVAAFLYWKYTKDTPAGNFDEINKEKSAAAKTDWSILADWRVWALTLAYAMCFGMEITFDNIAALHFVDSFGLSQSSAGFWAGVFGFMNIFARAMGGIVSDKTGLKYGLKGKGILLAIMLLLEGFGLVLFALSGSFVLAIVSMLTFALFLKMANGATYGIVPFVNEKNVGMVSGIVGAGGNLGGMAFGFLFKVESISYVQAFQYIGYIIILVSIIILITKFSTEKTQAVDAKDLSLKPSK, from the coding sequence ATGACAAAATCAAGCGAAAAACCATTAGAAAAACTCAACTTATTTAGTATAAAAGGTATACAAATGAGAACTTTTCATGTTACATGGCTCATGTTTTTTGTTTGTTTCTTCGGATGGTTTGGTTTAGCTCCTTTAATGCCAACCATCAGAACAGAGCTTGGTTTAAGTAAAGCCCAAGTTGGTAACCTTATCATAGCCTCGGTAGCCTCTACCATCATAGCCAGGTTAGTAATAGGTAGGCTATGCGATGTTATTGGCCCACGTAAAGCGGCAATTTGGTTATTAAGCTTGGGTTCTTTACCCGTGTTTTTAGTTGGTTTAGCCGATTCTTACGAGACTTTCTTACTGTTCAGGCTAGCTATAGGCGTTATAGGTGCGTCTTTTGTAATTACCCAATACCATACCTCTATGATGTTTGCTCCAAAAATCAAAGGAACCGCCAATGCGATAACCGGAGGATGGGGGAATTTAGGTGGTGGCGTAACCAATATGGTGATGCCCTTAATTTTTGCAGCCATTGTGGGCTTCGGTTATACCGATGCCCAAGCCTGGAGATACGCCATGATTGTACCCGGTTTGATGATGCTTGTAGCCGCTTTCTTATACTGGAAATATACCAAAGATACTCCGGCAGGCAATTTTGATGAGATAAACAAAGAAAAATCAGCCGCAGCCAAAACAGATTGGTCTATTTTGGCCGATTGGCGAGTTTGGGCTCTAACTTTAGCTTACGCCATGTGCTTTGGTATGGAAATAACCTTTGACAACATAGCCGCTCTTCATTTTGTAGACTCTTTCGGCCTATCGCAAAGTAGCGCTGGCTTTTGGGCTGGTGTATTTGGTTTCATGAATATTTTCGCTAGGGCGATGGGTGGCATCGTATCAGACAAAACCGGATTAAAATACGGCTTAAAAGGTAAAGGTATCTTACTAGCTATCATGCTGCTGTTAGAAGGTTTTGGCTTGGTGTTATTTGCTTTATCAGGCTCGTTTGTATTAGCCATTGTTTCTATGTTAACCTTCGCATTATTTTTAAAAATGGCTAATGGTGCTACTTATGGCATTGTGCCTTTTGTTAATGAAAAAAATGTAGGGATGGTAAGCGGTATTGTTGGTGCCGGCGGAAATTTAGGTGGTATGGCTTTCGGCTTTTTATTTAAAGTAGAATCTATCAGCTATGTTCAAGCATTTCAGTACATAGGCTACATCATCATTCTCGTTTCCATCATTATCCTCATTACCAAATTCTCTACAGAGAAAACACAAGCTGTTGATGCTAAAGACTTATCCTTAAAACCATCAAAATAA